Genomic window (Pseudomonas sp. L5B5):
TGACCTCTGCCGCCGAGACGCCTTCTTCTTTATGCACATCTACCGGGATGCCGCGACCATTGTCGCGAACGGTAATGGATTCGTCCGGGTGGATGATAATGCTGATGTCGTCGCAGTGGCCGGCCAGCGCTTCGTCGATGGAGTTATCGACCACCTCGAACACCATGTGGTGCAGACCGCTGCCGTCATCGGTGTCACCAATGTACATACCGGGACGTTTGCGTACGGCATCCAAACCTTTCAGCACCTTGATGCTGGTCGAGTCGTACGTATTTTCTTCGCTCATGCCTTCACTCCCGATGGTCGTGGGTCTGGGTGATACGGCCTTGTTCCACGTGGAACAAAGCGACTGGCGTTTCCGTCTGCCAGCCTTCCCTCAATAATTCGTGGTCTACACAGGTGATAAACACCTGGCAGCGTAAGTCTTCCAACAAGCGACAAAGTGCGCGGCGATGCTGCTCGTCCAACTCGGACGGCAAGTCATCCACCAGATAAATACACTGACCGCGACGGGCCTGGCTCACCAAGTGCCCCTGGGCAATGCGCAAGGCACAGACCACCAACTTCTGCTGGCCACGGGACAAGATGTCCGCGGCGTTGTGTCCGCCTAAGCGCAGACGCAAATCAGCACGTTGTGGACCGGCCTGGGTATGACCCATTTGCTGGTCACGGTGCAGGGCCGTCGCGAGAACTTCACTGAGTTCTCGGTCCTTGTCCCAACCACGGTAATAGCTAAGCGTCAGGCCCTCGAGCTCCAGCAGTTCGCTCAAGGTGCGCTCAAAGACTGGTTTCAAGGCTTTGATATAAGCGCGGCGGTATTCATCGATTTCAGCGCTGGCCTGGCACAGTTCCCGGTCCCAGGCCGCTTGCGAAGCGGCGTCAAGTGTACCATGCCGCAGCCATGAGTTCCGCTGCCGCAGGGCCTTCTGCAAGCGCTGCCAGGTGGACATGAAACGAGGTTCCACATGGAACACTCCCCAGTCCAGGAACTGTCGACGAATTTTCGGCGCTCCTTCCAGCAAGCGAAAACTGTCGGGATTGATCAATTGCAGGGGCAGTATTTCGGCCAATTGCGCCGCACTACGGGCATTCTGACCGTCGATGCGAATCTGGAACTCGCCCTGGCGATCGCGGGATATTCCCAGGTTGCTATGGCCACCCTCGGCCAACTCGACCTGGCCAAACACCGTGCAGGCCAATTGTTCATACTGGATCACCGGCAATAGGCGGGCGCTGCGAAACGAACGGGCGAGCCCCAGCAGGTGGATGGCTTCCAGCACGCTGGTCTTGCCACTGCCATTGGCGCCGTAGAGAAGGTTGATGCGGGGGGAAGGGGAGAAGGTCACCGGGTGCAGATTGCGCACCGCGGTGACCGAGACGCGACTGAGGGACATCTAGCTTCTGCTGAGCATGATTACAGGCGCATCGGCATGACAACGTAAGCCGAATCGTCGTTGTCGGATTCCTGCACCAGCGCACTGCTGTTGGAATCGGACAGGATCAGGCGAACCTGTTCGGTGGTCATCACGCCCAACACATCCAGCAGGTAGCTGACGTTGAAGCCAATCTCCAGCGAACCGCCGTTGTATTCCACGCCTACTTCTTCTTCCGCTTCTTCCTGCTCCGGGTTGTTGGCCTGGATCTTCAACTGACCAGCGGCCAGTTGCAAACGGATACCACGGTACTTTTCGTTGGACAGGATCGCAGTACGGCTGAAGGCCTCGCGCAAGGCCTGGCGGTCGCCCAGCACCAGCTTGTCGCCGCCTTTGGGCAGCACCCGCTCGTAGTCCGGGAACTTGCCGTCCACCAGCTTGGAGGTGAAGGTGAATTCGCCTGTGGTGGCGCGGATGTGATGCTGGCCCAGGACGATGCTCACATTGCCATCCGGCTCGGTGAGCAGGCGGGCCAGCTCCAGGATCCCCTTGCGAGGCACGATCACCTGGTGGCGATCCTGCTGGCCGATGTCGGCCTGCATCGAGCACATGGCCAGGCGGTGGCCGTCAGTGGCCACGGCACGGATGATTCCGGCCGACACTTCCAGCAGCATGCCGTTGAGGTAGTAGCGTACGTCCTGTTGGGCCATGGCGAAGCTGGTGCGCTCGATCAGGCGACGCAACTTGCTTTGTTCCAGCTGGCAGGTCAGCGAGCCTGGGCCTTCTTCCACAGTAGGGAAGTCGTTGGCCGGCAGGGTCGACAGGGTGAAGCGGCTACGCCCGGCCTTCACTACCAGTTTCTGCTCGTCGACCTTGATATCGATCAGAACGTCGTTGGGCAGGCTCTTGCAGATATCCATCAGCTTGCGCGCGGGAACAGTGATTTCCCCTTGCTCGGCTGGTTCTTCAAGTTGCACGCGACCGACCAGTTCGACTTCCAGGTCGGTACCGGTCAGCGACAGCTGCTGGCCTTCGACAACCAGCAGCACGTTGGAAAGCACCGGCAAGGTCTGGCGGCGTTCGACGACGCCGGCGACCAGTTGCAGGGGTTTCAACAGGGCTTCGCGTTGAATGGTGAAATGCATGGTCTAGTCCCTTGCCTTAATAAGCTGCGTTGGAATCATCAGGTAGTCAGGGTACGCAGCAGGTTCTTGTAGTCCTCGCGGATGTCCGCGTCGGATTCCTTAAGTTCATTGATCTTGCGACAGGCGTGCAGAACCGTGGTGTGGTCGCGGCCACCGAATACATCACCAATTTCCGGCAGGCTGTGGTTCGTCAGTTCCTTGGACAGGGCCATGGCCACCTGGCGCGGCCGGGCAACGGAACGCGAACGTCGCTTGGACAGCAGGTCGGAAATCTTGATCTTGTAGTACTCGGCGACAGTGCGCTGGATGTTATCCACAGACACCAGCTTGTCCTGCAGCGCCAACAGGTCCTTCAGGGACTCGCGAATCAACTCGATGGTGATATCGCGCCCCATGAAGTGCGAGTGCGCGATGACCCGCTTGAGCGCACCTTCCAATTCGCGAACGTTGGAGCGAATCCGCTGGGCGATGAAGAACGCCGCATCGTGGGGCAGGTCAACCTTGGCCTGGTCGGCCTTCTTCATCAGGATCGCTACGCGGGTTTCCAGCTCTGGCGGTTCAACCGCTACCGTCAGGCCCCAGCCGAAGCGGGACTTGAGGCGCTCTTCCAGGCCTTCGATCTCTTTCGGATAACGGTCGCTGGTGAGAATCACCTGCTGACCGCCTTCGAGGAGGGCGTTGAAGGTATGGAAGAACTCTTCCTGGGAACGCTCCTTGCGGGCGAAGAACTGGATGTCATCGATCAGCAGCGCATCGACCGATCGGTAGAAGCGCTTGAATTCGTTGATGGCATTGAGCTGCAACGCCTTGACCATG
Coding sequences:
- the recF gene encoding DNA replication/repair protein RecF (All proteins in this family for which functions are known are DNA-binding proteins that assist the filamentation of RecA onto DNA for the initiation of recombination or recombinational repair.), whose translation is MSLSRVSVTAVRNLHPVTFSPSPRINLLYGANGSGKTSVLEAIHLLGLARSFRSARLLPVIQYEQLACTVFGQVELAEGGHSNLGISRDRQGEFQIRIDGQNARSAAQLAEILPLQLINPDSFRLLEGAPKIRRQFLDWGVFHVEPRFMSTWQRLQKALRQRNSWLRHGTLDAASQAAWDRELCQASAEIDEYRRAYIKALKPVFERTLSELLELEGLTLSYYRGWDKDRELSEVLATALHRDQQMGHTQAGPQRADLRLRLGGHNAADILSRGQQKLVVCALRIAQGHLVSQARRGQCIYLVDDLPSELDEQHRRALCRLLEDLRCQVFITCVDHELLREGWQTETPVALFHVEQGRITQTHDHRE
- the dnaN gene encoding DNA polymerase III subunit beta, yielding MHFTIQREALLKPLQLVAGVVERRQTLPVLSNVLLVVEGQQLSLTGTDLEVELVGRVQLEEPAEQGEITVPARKLMDICKSLPNDVLIDIKVDEQKLVVKAGRSRFTLSTLPANDFPTVEEGPGSLTCQLEQSKLRRLIERTSFAMAQQDVRYYLNGMLLEVSAGIIRAVATDGHRLAMCSMQADIGQQDRHQVIVPRKGILELARLLTEPDGNVSIVLGQHHIRATTGEFTFTSKLVDGKFPDYERVLPKGGDKLVLGDRQALREAFSRTAILSNEKYRGIRLQLAAGQLKIQANNPEQEEAEEEVGVEYNGGSLEIGFNVSYLLDVLGVMTTEQVRLILSDSNSSALVQESDNDDSAYVVMPMRL
- the dnaA gene encoding chromosomal replication initiator protein DnaA — translated: MSVELWQQCVELLRDELPAQQFNTWIRPLQVEAEGDELRVYAPNRFVLDWVNEKYLGRVLELLDEHGNGTAPVLSLLIGSKRSSAPRAAPNAPLAAAASQALQAATAKAAATEPAVPTPVPVAASAKKAVGQKTEQASEEPSRDSFDPMAGASSQQAPVRTEQRTVQVEGALKHTSYLNRTFTFENFVEGKSNQLARAAAWQVADNPKHGYNPLFLYGGVGLGKTHLMHAVGNHLLKKNPNAKVVYLHSERFVADMVKALQLNAINEFKRFYRSVDALLIDDIQFFARKERSQEEFFHTFNALLEGGQQVILTSDRYPKEIEGLEERLKSRFGWGLTVAVEPPELETRVAILMKKADQAKVDLPHDAAFFIAQRIRSNVRELEGALKRVIAHSHFMGRDITIELIRESLKDLLALQDKLVSVDNIQRTVAEYYKIKISDLLSKRRSRSVARPRQVAMALSKELTNHSLPEIGDVFGGRDHTTVLHACRKINELKESDADIREDYKNLLRTLTT